The following proteins come from a genomic window of Streptomyces liliiviolaceus:
- the uvrC gene encoding excinuclease ABC subunit UvrC gives MADPSSYRPKPGQIPDSPGVYRFRDEHRRVIYVGKAKSLRQRLASYFQDLSNLHPRTRTMVTTAASVEWTVVSTEVEALQLEYSWIKEYDPRFNVKYRDDKSYPYLAVTMNERFPRVQVMRGQKKKGVRYFGPYGHAWAIRDTVDLLLRVFPVRTCSAGVFKNAERTGRPCLLGYIGKCSAPCVGRVSPEEHRELAEEFSDFMTGRTGTYIRRLERQMTDAAEDMEYERAGRLRDDIGALKKAMEKSAVVLADATDADLIALAEDELEAAVQIFHVRGGRVRGQRGWVTDKVEAVTTGDLVEHALQQLYGEETGDSVPKEVLVPALPDPLEPVQEWLTERRGSNVSLRIPQRGDKKALMETVERNALHSLALHKTKRASDLTTRSRALEEIAEALGLDSAPLRVECYDISHLQGDDVVASMVVFEDGLSRKSEYRRFQIKGFEGQDDVRSMHEVITRRFRRYLGEKEKTGEWADGEAGLTEEDGRPKRFAYPPQLVVVDGGKPQVAAAQRALDELGIDDIAVCGLAKRLEEVWLPGDDDPVVLPRTSEGLYLLQRVRDEAHRFAITYQRTKRARRFRASPLDDVPGLGETRKQALIKHFGSVKKLRSATIDQICEVPGIGRKTAESIAVAFAQAAPVAPAVNTATGEIMEDEDHVEDAAPETTAGVAEEPVSAGASDERRGQER, from the coding sequence ATGGCCGACCCCTCCAGCTACCGCCCCAAGCCGGGACAGATCCCCGACTCGCCAGGGGTCTACAGATTCCGCGACGAGCACCGCCGGGTGATCTACGTCGGGAAGGCGAAGAGCCTGCGCCAGCGCCTGGCCAGCTACTTCCAGGACCTCTCCAATCTCCACCCGCGTACGCGCACGATGGTCACCACGGCCGCGTCGGTGGAGTGGACCGTGGTGTCCACGGAGGTCGAGGCGCTCCAGCTGGAGTACTCCTGGATCAAGGAGTACGACCCCCGGTTCAACGTGAAGTACCGCGACGACAAGAGCTACCCCTACCTCGCGGTCACCATGAACGAGCGCTTCCCGCGTGTGCAGGTGATGCGCGGCCAGAAGAAGAAGGGCGTGCGCTACTTCGGTCCCTACGGACACGCGTGGGCGATCCGCGACACCGTGGACCTGCTGCTGCGCGTCTTCCCCGTCCGGACGTGCTCCGCGGGCGTGTTCAAGAATGCCGAGCGGACGGGCCGCCCCTGCCTGCTGGGCTACATCGGCAAGTGCTCCGCCCCGTGCGTCGGACGGGTCTCGCCCGAGGAGCACCGCGAACTCGCCGAGGAGTTCAGCGACTTCATGACCGGCCGCACGGGCACGTACATCCGCCGCCTGGAGCGGCAGATGACGGACGCCGCCGAGGACATGGAGTACGAGCGGGCCGGTCGGCTGCGCGACGACATCGGGGCCCTCAAGAAGGCCATGGAGAAGAGCGCCGTCGTGCTCGCCGACGCGACGGACGCCGACCTGATCGCACTGGCCGAGGACGAGCTGGAAGCCGCCGTGCAGATCTTCCACGTACGCGGCGGCCGGGTGCGCGGCCAGCGCGGCTGGGTCACCGACAAGGTCGAGGCGGTCACCACGGGCGACCTCGTCGAGCACGCGCTCCAGCAGCTGTACGGGGAGGAGACCGGCGACTCCGTACCGAAGGAGGTACTCGTCCCGGCCCTGCCCGACCCCCTGGAGCCCGTCCAGGAGTGGCTCACCGAGCGACGCGGGTCGAACGTGTCGCTGCGCATCCCGCAGCGCGGCGACAAGAAGGCCCTCATGGAGACGGTCGAGCGCAACGCCCTGCATTCGCTCGCCCTCCACAAGACCAAGCGCGCCTCCGACCTGACGACCCGCTCCCGCGCGCTGGAGGAGATCGCCGAGGCCCTCGGCCTGGACAGCGCGCCCCTGCGGGTCGAGTGCTACGACATCTCGCACCTTCAGGGCGACGACGTCGTGGCGTCGATGGTCGTCTTCGAGGACGGGCTGAGCCGCAAGAGCGAGTACCGCCGCTTCCAGATCAAGGGCTTCGAGGGCCAGGACGACGTCCGCTCCATGCACGAGGTGATCACCCGCCGCTTCAGGCGGTACCTCGGAGAGAAGGAGAAGACCGGCGAGTGGGCCGACGGCGAGGCGGGTCTCACCGAGGAGGACGGGCGGCCCAAGCGTTTCGCGTACCCGCCGCAGCTGGTCGTCGTCGACGGCGGCAAACCGCAGGTCGCGGCCGCCCAGCGGGCCCTGGACGAGCTGGGCATCGACGACATCGCCGTCTGCGGCCTCGCCAAGCGCCTCGAAGAGGTCTGGCTGCCCGGCGACGACGACCCGGTGGTACTGCCACGTACCAGTGAAGGGCTCTATCTTCTTCAGCGTGTGCGCGACGAGGCGCACCGCTTCGCGATCACCTACCAGCGCACCAAGCGGGCCCGGCGCTTCAGGGCGAGCCCGCTCGACGACGTGCCGGGGCTCGGTGAGACTCGTAAGCAGGCATTGATCAAGCATTTCGGTTCGGTGAAAAAGCTGCGATCCGCGACAATCGACCAGATCTGCGAGGTTCCCGGCATAGGCCGTAAGACGGCCGAGTCGATCGCCGTGGCCTTCGCCCAGGCGGCCCCGGTGGCTCCCGCCGTGAACACCGCCACTGGAGAGATCATGGAAGACGAGGATCACGTGGAGGACGCGGCACCCGAAACGACGGCGGGTGTCGCGGAGGAGCCCGTGTCCGCGGGCGCCTCGGACGAGCGACGGGGGCAGGAAAGATGA
- the rapZ gene encoding RNase adapter RapZ, which produces MTENEQEEPAAPRTTDAGSDVSHTAETEAPHKEARENRPQRTAAADPAGGADDAEQKDGAEVNTGTTIDKAGVPEAAIPELVIISGMSGAGRSTAAKCLEDLGWFVVDNLPPALIPTMVELGARSQGNVARIAVVVDVRGRRFFDNLRESLADLETKHVTRRIVFLESSDDALVRRFEGVRRPHPLQGDGRIVDGIAAERELLRELRGDADLVIDTSSLNVHELRAKMDAQFAGEEEPELRATVMSFGFKYGLPVDADLVVDMRFLPNPHWVPELRQYTGLNEEVAGYVFNQPGAKEFLDRYAELLQLIRTGYRREGKRYVTIAVGCTGGKHRSVAMSEKLAARLVSEGVETVVVHRDMGRE; this is translated from the coding sequence ATGACCGAGAACGAGCAGGAAGAACCGGCGGCGCCGCGCACGACGGACGCCGGAAGCGACGTGTCGCACACAGCTGAAACCGAGGCACCGCACAAGGAAGCACGCGAAAATCGACCGCAGCGGACGGCGGCGGCCGACCCGGCCGGCGGAGCCGACGACGCGGAACAGAAAGACGGAGCGGAAGTGAACACGGGCACGACCATCGACAAGGCAGGCGTCCCCGAGGCGGCCATTCCGGAGCTGGTGATCATCTCCGGGATGTCGGGCGCGGGCCGGTCCACCGCCGCCAAGTGTCTGGAGGACCTGGGCTGGTTCGTCGTCGACAACCTGCCGCCCGCGCTGATCCCCACCATGGTGGAGCTCGGCGCGCGCTCGCAGGGGAACGTGGCGAGGATCGCGGTCGTCGTCGACGTCCGCGGCCGCCGCTTCTTCGACAACCTGCGCGAGTCCCTCGCCGACCTGGAGACCAAGCACGTCACCCGGCGGATCGTCTTCCTGGAGTCCTCGGACGACGCCCTGGTGCGCCGCTTCGAGGGAGTGCGCCGGCCGCACCCGCTCCAGGGCGACGGCCGCATCGTCGACGGCATCGCCGCCGAACGCGAACTGCTGCGCGAGCTGCGCGGCGACGCCGACCTGGTGATCGACACCTCCAGCCTGAACGTGCACGAGCTGCGCGCCAAGATGGACGCCCAGTTCGCCGGGGAGGAGGAGCCCGAGCTGCGGGCCACCGTCATGTCCTTCGGCTTCAAGTACGGCCTGCCGGTCGACGCCGACCTGGTCGTGGACATGCGGTTCCTGCCCAACCCGCACTGGGTCCCGGAGCTGCGCCAGTACACCGGCCTCAACGAGGAGGTGGCCGGGTACGTCTTCAACCAGCCCGGCGCCAAGGAGTTCCTGGACCGGTACGCCGAGCTGCTGCAGCTCATCCGCACGGGCTACCGCCGTGAGGGCAAGCGGTACGTGACCATCGCGGTCGGCTGCACCGGCGGCAAGCACCGCTCCGTCGCCATGTCGGAGAAGCTCGCGGCCCGCCTGGTGTCCGAGGGAGTGGAGACGGTCGTCGTCCACCGGGACATGGGCCGCGAATGA
- a CDS encoding gluconeogenesis factor YvcK family protein produces the protein MTRRSLRLDRLRRGGIDGRGIDGPGGRPVDARGAKPTEARGAKPRRRGAQPKVVALGGGMGLSASLAALRRITGDLTAVVTVADDGGSSGRLRDELGVLPPGDLRKALAALCGDDEWGQTWARVIQHRFQSQGELHEHAVGNLLIVALWEQLGDHVQALDLVGRLLGAHGRVLPMSAVPLELQALVKGHDPDRPEEVDTVRGQATVALTPGEVQSVHLVPHDPPAVPEAVAAVLDADWVVLGPGSWFSSVIPHLLVPELLDALTETKARRVLPLNLAPQPGETEGFSPQRHLEVLGRHAPKLALDVVLADEAAVPDREILADAAKRFGAAVELAPVARTDGTPRHDPELLAAAYDRIFRMHGRIGPWR, from the coding sequence ATGACACGACGTTCTCTGCGGCTGGACCGGCTGCGGCGGGGCGGTATCGACGGGCGCGGTATCGACGGGCCCGGCGGCAGGCCCGTCGACGCCCGCGGTGCCAAGCCCACCGAGGCCCGCGGCGCGAAGCCGCGGCGCCGCGGCGCCCAGCCCAAGGTCGTCGCGCTGGGCGGGGGCATGGGCCTGTCCGCCTCGCTCGCCGCCCTGCGCCGCATCACCGGCGACCTCACGGCCGTCGTCACGGTCGCGGACGACGGCGGCTCCAGCGGCCGGCTGCGCGACGAGCTGGGCGTACTGCCGCCCGGTGACCTGCGCAAGGCGCTGGCCGCGCTGTGCGGCGACGACGAATGGGGCCAGACCTGGGCCCGGGTCATCCAGCACCGCTTCCAGTCCCAGGGCGAACTGCACGAGCACGCGGTCGGCAATCTGCTGATCGTCGCCCTGTGGGAGCAGCTCGGCGACCACGTCCAGGCGCTCGACCTGGTCGGCAGGCTGCTGGGCGCGCACGGGCGGGTGCTGCCCATGTCCGCCGTACCCCTGGAGCTCCAGGCGCTGGTCAAGGGGCACGACCCGGACCGGCCCGAGGAGGTCGACACCGTACGGGGCCAGGCGACCGTGGCGCTCACCCCCGGCGAGGTGCAGTCCGTGCACCTCGTGCCGCACGACCCGCCGGCGGTCCCCGAGGCCGTCGCCGCGGTCCTCGACGCGGACTGGGTGGTCCTCGGTCCCGGCTCCTGGTTCTCCTCCGTGATCCCGCATCTGCTCGTGCCCGAGCTGCTCGACGCCCTCACCGAGACGAAGGCGCGCCGGGTCCTCCCGCTGAACCTCGCTCCGCAGCCCGGAGAAACAGAAGGCTTCTCCCCGCAGCGTCATTTGGAGGTTTTGGGACGACACGCCCCTAAACTCGCCCTGGACGTGGTGTTGGCCGACGAGGCCGCCGTGCCCGACCGCGAGATACTCGCCGATGCCGCCAAGCGGTTCGGCGCGGCGGTCGAGCTGGCGCCGGTGGCCAGGACCGACGGGACTCCGAGGCACGATCCGGAGCTGTTGGCCGCCGCGTACGACCGTATTTTTCGGATGCATGGAAGGATCGGCCCATGGCGATGA
- the whiA gene encoding DNA-binding protein WhiA, whose product MAMTAAVKDEISRLPVTRTCCRKAEVSAILRFAGGLHLVSGRIVIEAELDTAMAARRLKRDILEIFGHSSELIVMAPGGLRRGSRYVVRVVAGGDQLARQTGLVDGRGRPIRGLPPQVVSGATCDAEAAWRGAFLAHGSLTEPGRSSSLEVTCPGPEAALALVGAARRLSIAAKAREVRGVDRVVVRDGDAIGALLTRLGAHESVLAWEERRMRREVRATANRLANFDDANLRRSARAAVAAGARVQRALEILADEVPEHLAAAGRLRMEHKQASLEELGALAEPPLTKDAVAGRIRRLLAMADKRAQDLGIPGTESTLSEEMADNLVG is encoded by the coding sequence ATGGCGATGACGGCAGCGGTGAAGGATGAGATCTCCCGGCTTCCCGTCACCCGGACCTGCTGCAGAAAGGCGGAGGTCTCCGCCATCCTGCGGTTCGCGGGCGGCCTTCACCTGGTGAGCGGCCGGATCGTGATCGAGGCGGAGCTGGACACCGCGATGGCGGCGCGACGGCTGAAGCGGGACATTCTTGAGATTTTCGGCCACAGTTCCGAGCTGATCGTGATGGCGCCGGGCGGGTTGCGGCGCGGTTCGCGTTACGTCGTCCGGGTGGTCGCGGGCGGTGACCAGCTGGCCCGCCAGACGGGGCTCGTGGACGGCCGTGGGCGCCCGATCCGGGGTCTGCCGCCGCAGGTGGTCTCGGGGGCCACCTGCGACGCCGAGGCGGCCTGGCGCGGGGCCTTCCTGGCGCACGGCTCGCTCACCGAGCCCGGGCGTTCGTCCTCGCTGGAGGTGACCTGCCCGGGGCCGGAGGCGGCGCTCGCGCTGGTGGGGGCGGCGCGGCGGCTGTCGATCGCGGCCAAGGCCCGCGAGGTGCGGGGCGTGGACCGGGTCGTCGTGCGCGACGGGGACGCCATCGGGGCGCTGCTGACGCGGCTCGGGGCGCACGAGTCCGTGCTGGCGTGGGAGGAGCGGCGGATGCGGCGGGAGGTTCGCGCCACGGCGAATCGTCTCGCCAACTTCGACGACGCGAATCTTCGGCGGTCGGCTCGGGCGGCTGTCGCCGCGGGGGCGCGGGTGCAGCGGGCTCTGGAGATCCTCGCGGACGAGGTTCCCGAGCATCTCGCGGCTGCCGGGCGGTTGCGGATGGAGCACAAGCAGGCGTCGCTTGAGGAGCTGGGGGCTCTCGCGGAGCCGCCGCTCACGAAGGACGCGGTGGCGGGGCGGATTCGGCGGCTTCTCGCGATGGCCGACAAGCGGGCGCAGGATCTTGGGATTCCGGGGACGGAGTCCACGCTGAGCGAGGAGATGGCGGACAACTTGGTGGGCTGA
- a CDS encoding M14 family metallopeptidase: protein MRRRARSILAAGALLLGGVAVAPMAQAEPGAAADPGADEVKVFRADVTKEQVPLLLAAGQDGHELSERVPQKGTADVEVYLTDKQAEELEDKGVDLSEHKLSAKARARVAAAGDGVFRPYSGAGNLKEEIVRTGQQNPNLTKVVSIGKTLQGQDILALKLSKGAKKTKDGAKPSVLYMSNQHAREWITPEMTRRLLHHYLDNYGKDRRITKLVDSTELWFVLSANPDGYDWTFKPEGDRQWRKNLRDVNGDGALTVGDGVDLNRNFAYKWGYDDEGSSPYPTSQTYRGASAGSEPETKAIDSFEKRIGFDYGINYHSAAELLLYGVGWQVATPSPDDVLYKSLAGTPENSAIPGYRPQVSSELYTTNGEADGHASNVNGTAMFTPEMSTCQTVSNLYPDDPWNAADCASVFTFPDDEKLIQEEFVKNIPFALSVAESAAEPDQPKSSVGIDAPDFTPAPFATSYSRGADQEVSVVARRSVRDKELKYRVGNGRTKTQSLKAWKGGETYGGDDNLYFDEYRAKVRDGAPGDKVEVWFTGRTRAGKPTSSTHFTYTVAERPRADTLVIAEEGAAATKAQTYVDALQGNGRKAVVWDVTTQGAPDALGILSHFRSVVHYTGADRPGYTTQLQLRAYLNEGGKLVEAGEQAGGQVALPGALTNDFSQYYLGAYSRTTTPGATAFTGSGKLAGTGGPLGDTPGNPLDAAGAYSVTSDTLPVDRYPQFASEGGGGYPGTVNPYGPYEGASMAAVTHTDYAWNRLTRTIDLTGVSAAQAPALRTQLLWDTEEGYDHAVLEAHTAGADDWTTLPDKGGATSTAVPTECEAGFFMQGHPALARYLTRTATACTPTGTSGSWNSFTGASAGWQQVEFDLSAYAGKTVEVSISYITDPGSGGHGVLADNASVVIGGTATETEGFETSLGAWKVPGPPAGSPAVVQDWGLSGELFKTYGAVTTGDTVLFGFGLEHVTAAADRTALLGKALAAIGG from the coding sequence ATGAGACGAAGAGCGAGATCGATCCTCGCTGCCGGCGCACTCCTGCTCGGCGGAGTGGCCGTCGCACCCATGGCGCAGGCGGAACCGGGCGCCGCGGCCGACCCGGGCGCGGACGAGGTCAAGGTGTTCCGCGCCGACGTCACGAAGGAGCAGGTACCCCTGCTCCTCGCGGCCGGCCAGGACGGCCACGAGCTGAGCGAACGCGTCCCGCAGAAGGGCACGGCCGACGTCGAGGTCTACCTCACCGACAAGCAGGCTGAGGAGCTGGAGGACAAGGGCGTCGACCTCTCCGAGCACAAGCTCTCGGCCAAGGCACGCGCCCGCGTGGCCGCCGCGGGGGACGGCGTCTTCCGGCCGTACAGCGGCGCGGGCAACCTCAAGGAGGAGATCGTCAGGACGGGACAGCAGAACCCGAACCTGACGAAGGTCGTCTCCATCGGCAAGACCCTCCAGGGGCAGGACATCCTGGCCCTCAAGCTCTCCAAGGGCGCCAAGAAGACCAAGGACGGCGCCAAGCCCTCCGTGCTGTACATGTCCAACCAGCACGCCCGTGAGTGGATCACGCCCGAGATGACCCGGCGCCTGCTCCACCACTACCTGGACAACTACGGCAAGGACCGGCGCATCACCAAGCTCGTGGACTCCACCGAGCTGTGGTTCGTGCTGTCCGCCAACCCGGACGGCTACGACTGGACCTTCAAGCCCGAGGGCGACCGTCAGTGGCGTAAGAACCTGCGGGACGTCAACGGCGACGGGGCCCTGACCGTCGGGGACGGCGTCGACCTCAACCGCAACTTCGCCTACAAGTGGGGCTACGACGACGAGGGGTCCTCGCCGTATCCGACCAGCCAGACCTACCGCGGCGCGAGCGCCGGCTCCGAGCCCGAGACCAAGGCGATCGACTCCTTCGAGAAGCGCATCGGCTTCGACTACGGCATCAACTACCACTCCGCCGCCGAACTGCTCCTCTACGGAGTCGGCTGGCAGGTGGCGACGCCGAGCCCCGACGACGTGCTCTACAAGTCCCTCGCCGGCACCCCCGAGAACTCGGCGATCCCCGGCTACCGCCCGCAGGTCTCCTCCGAGCTGTACACGACCAACGGCGAGGCCGACGGACACGCGTCCAACGTCAACGGCACGGCGATGTTCACCCCTGAGATGTCGACCTGCCAGACCGTGTCGAACCTTTACCCGGACGACCCCTGGAACGCCGCGGACTGCGCGTCGGTCTTCACCTTCCCGGACGACGAGAAGCTGATCCAGGAGGAGTTCGTCAAGAACATCCCGTTCGCGCTCTCCGTCGCCGAGTCGGCGGCCGAGCCCGACCAGCCGAAGTCCTCGGTCGGCATCGACGCCCCCGACTTCACCCCCGCCCCCTTCGCCACGTCGTACTCCCGCGGCGCCGACCAGGAAGTCTCCGTGGTCGCCCGCAGGTCCGTACGCGACAAGGAACTGAAGTACCGCGTCGGCAACGGGCGTACGAAGACGCAGTCGCTCAAGGCCTGGAAGGGCGGCGAGACCTACGGCGGCGACGACAACCTCTACTTCGACGAGTACCGCGCAAAGGTCCGCGACGGGGCTCCGGGCGACAAGGTCGAGGTCTGGTTCACCGGCCGGACCCGCGCCGGAAAGCCCACCTCCAGCACGCACTTCACGTACACCGTCGCCGAACGGCCGCGCGCCGACACGCTGGTGATCGCGGAGGAGGGGGCGGCGGCGACCAAGGCGCAGACCTATGTGGACGCGCTGCAGGGCAACGGCCGCAAGGCCGTCGTCTGGGACGTCACCACCCAGGGCGCGCCCGACGCGCTCGGGATTCTGAGCCACTTCAGGAGCGTCGTCCACTACACCGGCGCCGACCGGCCCGGGTACACCACCCAGCTGCAGCTGCGCGCCTACCTCAACGAGGGCGGCAAGCTCGTCGAGGCGGGCGAGCAGGCGGGCGGCCAGGTCGCGCTGCCGGGCGCCCTGACGAACGACTTCAGCCAGTACTACCTGGGCGCCTACTCCCGTACGACGACTCCGGGCGCCACCGCCTTCACCGGCTCGGGGAAGCTCGCGGGCACCGGGGGACCGCTCGGCGACACGCCCGGCAATCCGCTGGACGCGGCGGGCGCCTACAGCGTCACCTCGGACACCCTGCCGGTCGACCGCTACCCGCAGTTCGCCAGCGAGGGCGGCGGCGGATACCCGGGCACCGTCAACCCGTACGGCCCCTACGAAGGCGCGTCCATGGCGGCCGTCACGCACACCGACTACGCCTGGAACCGGCTCACCCGCACGATCGACCTCACCGGTGTGAGCGCGGCCCAGGCGCCCGCCCTGCGCACCCAGCTCCTGTGGGACACCGAGGAGGGCTACGACCACGCGGTGCTGGAGGCGCACACGGCCGGGGCCGACGACTGGACCACGCTGCCCGACAAGGGCGGCGCCACCAGTACGGCCGTCCCCACCGAGTGCGAGGCCGGGTTCTTCATGCAGGGGCACCCCGCTCTCGCGCGCTATCTGACCCGCACCGCGACCGCGTGCACCCCGACCGGCACCAGCGGCTCCTGGAACAGCTTCACCGGGGCCTCCGCGGGCTGGCAGCAGGTCGAGTTCGACCTGTCCGCGTACGCCGGGAAGACCGTGGAGGTGTCGATCAGCTACATCACCGACCCGGGCTCCGGCGGACACGGGGTCCTCGCCGACAACGCCTCCGTCGTGATCGGCGGCACGGCCACCGAGACCGAGGGCTTCGAGACGTCCCTCGGCGCCTGGAAGGTCCCCGGACCGCCCGCGGGCAGCCCCGCGGTCGTCCAGGACTGGGGCCTGTCCGGCGAGCTGTTCAAGACGTACGGCGCGGTCACGACCGGTGACACCGTGCTGTTCGGATTCGGCCTGGAGCACGTCACCGCGGCGGCCGACCGCACTGCCCTGCTGGGCAAGGCACTGGCCGCGATCGGCGGCTGA
- the gap gene encoding type I glyceraldehyde-3-phosphate dehydrogenase — protein sequence MTIRVGINGFGRIGRNYFRALLEQGADIEIVAVNDLGDTATTAHLLKYDTILGRLKAEVSHTADTITVDGHTIKVLSERNPSDIPWGDLGVDIVIESTGIFTKKADAEKHIAGGAKKVLISAPAKDEDITIVMGVNQDKYDAANHHVISNASCTTNCVAPMAKVLDENFGIVKGLMTTVHAYTNDQRILDFPHSDLRRARAAAENIIPTTTGAAKATALVLPQLKGKLDGIAMRVPVPTGSATDLVVTLQREVTKDEVNAAFKKASDDGDLKGFLTYTEDPIVSSDIVGDPASCTFDSSLTMVQEGNTVKILGWYDNEWGYSNRLVDLTVFVGEQL from the coding sequence GTGACGATCCGCGTAGGCATCAACGGCTTTGGCCGCATCGGTCGTAACTACTTCCGCGCGCTGCTGGAGCAGGGTGCAGACATCGAGATCGTGGCTGTCAACGACCTGGGTGACACCGCGACCACCGCTCATCTGCTCAAGTACGACACCATTCTGGGCCGCCTCAAGGCCGAGGTGTCGCACACCGCCGACACGATCACCGTCGACGGTCACACCATCAAGGTGCTGTCGGAGCGCAACCCCTCGGACATCCCGTGGGGCGACCTCGGCGTCGACATCGTCATCGAGTCGACCGGCATCTTCACCAAGAAGGCCGACGCCGAGAAGCACATCGCGGGCGGCGCCAAGAAGGTCCTCATCTCGGCTCCGGCCAAGGACGAGGACATCACCATCGTGATGGGCGTCAACCAGGACAAGTACGACGCGGCCAACCACCACGTCATCTCGAACGCCTCCTGCACCACCAACTGTGTGGCGCCGATGGCCAAGGTCCTCGACGAGAACTTCGGCATCGTCAAGGGTCTGATGACGACGGTCCACGCGTACACGAACGACCAGCGCATCCTGGACTTCCCGCACTCGGACCTGCGCCGCGCCCGCGCCGCCGCCGAGAACATCATCCCGACCACCACGGGTGCCGCCAAGGCCACCGCGCTGGTCCTCCCGCAGCTCAAGGGCAAGCTCGACGGCATCGCGATGCGCGTCCCGGTCCCGACCGGCTCCGCGACCGACCTGGTCGTCACCCTGCAGCGCGAGGTCACCAAGGACGAGGTCAACGCCGCGTTCAAGAAGGCCTCCGACGACGGCGACCTCAAGGGCTTCCTGACGTACACCGAGGACCCGATCGTCTCCTCCGACATCGTCGGCGACCCGGCCTCCTGCACCTTCGACTCCTCCCTGACCATGGTCCAGGAGGGCAACACGGTGAAGATCCTCGGCTGGTACGACAACGAGTGGGGCTACTCCAACCGCCTCGTCGACCTCACGGTCTTCGTCGGCGAACAGCTCTAG
- a CDS encoding phosphoglycerate kinase yields the protein MKTIDELLSEGVDGKRVFVRADLNVPLADGLITDDGRIRAVLPTVKALAGAGAKVIVASHLGRPKGTPDPSFSLLPAAERLGELLGAPVAFAQDTVGPAAHDAVNGLQPGQVAVVENLRFNAGETSKDDTERGEFADRLAALADVYVGDGFGAVHRKHASVFDLPARLPHYAGYLIATEVGVLKKLTEDVERPYVVALGGSKVSDKLAVIDELLGKADRLLIGGGMAFTFLKAKGYEIGASLVQDDQLPAVKEYVERAEKNGVELVVPVDVVVAAGFPDLKTKAPSDPTTVAADAIPAGQMGLDIGPETGALYASKLADAATVFWNGPMGVFEHPDYAEGTKAVAQALLDSQAFTVVGGGDSAAAVRILGFDENAFGHISTGGGASLEYLEGKTLPGLAALED from the coding sequence ATGAAGACGATCGACGAACTTCTCTCCGAAGGGGTCGACGGCAAGCGGGTCTTCGTACGCGCCGACCTGAACGTGCCGCTGGCCGACGGCCTCATCACCGACGACGGCCGTATCCGTGCCGTCCTGCCGACCGTCAAGGCGCTCGCCGGGGCCGGCGCCAAGGTGATCGTCGCCTCGCACCTGGGCCGCCCCAAGGGCACCCCGGACCCCTCCTTCTCGCTGCTGCCCGCCGCCGAGCGGCTCGGTGAGCTCCTCGGCGCGCCCGTCGCGTTCGCGCAGGACACCGTCGGACCGGCCGCCCACGACGCCGTGAACGGACTGCAGCCCGGCCAGGTGGCGGTCGTCGAGAACCTCCGCTTCAACGCCGGCGAGACGTCCAAGGACGACACCGAGCGCGGCGAGTTCGCCGACCGGCTGGCGGCCCTGGCCGATGTCTACGTAGGCGACGGTTTCGGTGCCGTGCACCGCAAGCACGCCTCGGTCTTCGACCTCCCGGCCCGGCTGCCGCACTACGCCGGCTACCTCATCGCCACCGAGGTCGGCGTCCTGAAGAAGCTCACCGAGGACGTCGAGCGCCCCTACGTGGTCGCCCTCGGCGGCTCCAAGGTCTCCGACAAGCTCGCCGTCATCGACGAACTGCTCGGCAAGGCCGACCGGCTTCTCATCGGCGGCGGCATGGCCTTCACCTTCCTCAAGGCCAAGGGGTACGAGATCGGTGCCTCCCTGGTCCAGGACGACCAGCTGCCCGCCGTCAAGGAGTACGTCGAGCGCGCCGAGAAGAACGGCGTCGAGCTGGTCGTCCCCGTCGACGTCGTGGTCGCGGCCGGTTTCCCCGACCTGAAGACGAAGGCGCCGTCCGACCCCACCACCGTCGCCGCGGACGCCATCCCGGCCGGTCAGATGGGTCTGGACATCGGTCCCGAGACCGGCGCCCTGTACGCCTCGAAGCTCGCCGACGCGGCCACCGTGTTCTGGAACGGTCCGATGGGCGTCTTCGAGCACCCCGACTACGCCGAGGGCACCAAGGCGGTCGCCCAGGCCCTGCTCGACTCCCAGGCCTTCACGGTCGTCGGCGGCGGCGACTCCGCCGCGGCCGTCCGCATCCTGGGCTTCGACGAGAACGCGTTCGGCCACATCTCCACCGGTGGCGGCGCCTCCCTCGAATACCTTGAGGGCAAGACGCTCCCCGGTCTCGCCGCACTGGAGGACTGA